A section of the Methanobrevibacter oralis genome encodes:
- the thiC gene encoding phosphomethylpyrimidine synthase yields MTQKSEAQKGNITPEMEYVAEKENIDVKRLARLIDIGRVVIPKNVASNITPCGIGDGLKTKINANIGSSSKIDDLDLEIKKAKLAQEYGADAIMDLSTGSDLKLFRKKIMDAIDVCIGTVPIYEAGVITLSKNKDIIEMDPDDIFKAIENQAKEGVDFMTLHCGITIDLVEKLEKTNRMMGVVSRGGTFLASWIKSNGQENPLYENYDYLLELAYEHDITLSLGDGLRPGCLSDASDIPQIQELVNLGTLVKRAQNANVQVMVEGPGHMPLNQIKANMEIQKTICYGAPFYVLGPIVTDLAPGYDHITGAIGGAIAAASGANFLCYVTPAEHLTLPSLEDVKEGVVASKIAAEAADVANGLESAWKKEQEMGKARKEFDWEKQFSLAFDKSKPRAYRNKCELDDNEMCAMCGEYCSVKISKGDF; encoded by the coding sequence TTGACTCAAAAAAGTGAAGCTCAAAAAGGTAATATAACACCTGAAATGGAATATGTTGCAGAAAAAGAAAATATAGATGTTAAAAGACTAGCTAGATTAATAGATATTGGACGTGTTGTAATTCCAAAAAATGTTGCAAGTAATATAACACCCTGTGGAATTGGTGATGGACTTAAAACTAAAATTAATGCAAATATTGGATCTTCTTCAAAAATTGATGATTTAGATTTAGAAATTAAAAAAGCTAAATTAGCCCAAGAATATGGTGCAGATGCGATAATGGATTTGTCCACAGGTTCTGATTTAAAATTATTTAGAAAAAAAATAATGGATGCAATTGATGTATGTATTGGTACGGTTCCTATTTATGAAGCAGGAGTAATTACCCTTTCTAAAAATAAAGATATCATAGAAATGGATCCTGATGATATTTTTAAAGCTATTGAAAATCAAGCAAAAGAAGGAGTAGACTTTATGACCTTACATTGTGGTATTACAATAGATTTAGTCGAAAAACTAGAGAAAACTAATAGAATGATGGGAGTTGTAAGTCGTGGAGGAACTTTTTTAGCTTCATGGATTAAAAGTAATGGTCAGGAAAATCCATTATACGAAAATTATGATTATCTTTTAGAATTAGCATATGAACACGATATTACCTTATCTTTAGGTGATGGGCTTAGACCTGGATGTTTGTCTGATGCAAGTGATATCCCTCAAATCCAAGAACTTGTTAATTTAGGAACTTTAGTTAAAAGAGCTCAAAATGCAAATGTTCAAGTAATGGTAGAAGGTCCTGGACATATGCCATTAAATCAAATTAAAGCTAATATGGAAATTCAAAAAACAATATGCTATGGGGCACCATTTTATGTGCTTGGACCAATCGTAACAGATTTAGCACCTGGTTATGATCATATAACTGGAGCTATTGGAGGAGCTATTGCAGCTGCATCTGGAGCTAACTTTTTGTGTTATGTAACCCCAGCTGAACATTTAACATTGCCTTCACTAGAAGATGTAAAAGAGGGAGTTGTTGCTTCAAAAATAGCTGCAGAAGCAGCAGATGTTGCAAATGGACTTGAATCTGCATGGAAAAAAGAACAAGAAATGGGCAAAGCTCGTAAAGAATTTGATTGGGAAAAACAATTTTCATTAGCATTCGACAAATCCAAACCCAGAGCATATCGGAATAAGTGTGAATTAGATGATAATGAAATGTGTGCAATGTGTGGAGAATATTGCTCTGTTAAAATATCAAAAGGAGATTTTTAA
- a CDS encoding CDC48 family AAA ATPase has protein sequence MANEEITLKVAEAISQKDIGQGIARIDPKIMDELNLHERDLIEINGEKKTVAIALPSQTDIGLGVIRIDGLVRKNSGATIGGEVTIKKTKAIEAKKVVLAPTEHNVHVQGDVRGLFQGKVIMQGDIIGTQVRAPRSSMGFNSIFDDLMEFSPMREIKFAVVSTQPKDIVIIGQNTEVQVHENPVDVSKIEGVTNLVDVSYEDIGGLKEEVKKVREMIEIPLKRPELFEKLGIAPPKGVLMHGPPGTGKTLLAKAVASESDAHFIAINGPEIMSKYVGGSEENLREYFEEAEENAPSIIFIDELDAIAPKREETNGEVERRTVAQLLTLMDGLKSRGQVVVIGATNRPDSLDPALRRPGRFDREIEIGVPDAEERQEVLEIHTRNMPLAEDVNLEKIASNTHGFVGADLESLCKEAAMRVVRRILPEIQNDEEIPEEVLKKIVVTGNDFKSAQKEIQPSALREVLVQIPNIKWDDVGGLNEVKQGLKEAVEWPLKHPETFKRLGVRPPKGTLLYGIPGTGKTLLAKAVASESEANFISVKGPELLSKWVGESEKGVREIFRKAKQASPTVIFFDEIDAIAGARSGNDTDSGVTKRVVNQLLTEMDGLEELQDVSIIAATNRPDMLDAGLMRPGRFDRHIKVDVPDEEARIAIFEVHTKGMPLAEDVNLKKLAKNTEGYVGADIEAVCREAAMFTLRDDIEANEIPNKYFKEAIEKVKPGNQSGEEQLVQYM, from the coding sequence ATGGCAAACGAAGAAATTACTCTAAAAGTTGCAGAAGCAATATCACAAAAAGATATTGGACAAGGAATTGCAAGAATCGACCCAAAAATAATGGATGAATTAAACTTACACGAAAGAGATTTAATTGAAATTAATGGTGAGAAAAAAACAGTGGCAATTGCTCTTCCATCCCAAACTGATATAGGGCTTGGAGTTATAAGAATTGACGGATTAGTTCGTAAAAATTCAGGAGCAACAATCGGTGGTGAAGTAACTATTAAAAAAACAAAAGCTATTGAAGCTAAAAAAGTTGTTTTAGCACCAACTGAACACAATGTACATGTTCAAGGAGATGTTCGTGGATTATTCCAAGGAAAAGTAATTATGCAAGGAGATATTATTGGAACTCAAGTAAGAGCACCAAGATCCAGTATGGGATTCAATAGTATATTTGACGATTTAATGGAATTCTCACCAATGAGAGAAATTAAATTTGCAGTTGTATCCACCCAACCAAAGGATATTGTCATTATTGGACAAAATACAGAAGTTCAAGTACATGAAAATCCTGTTGATGTATCAAAAATCGAAGGTGTAACAAACTTAGTAGATGTAAGCTATGAAGATATTGGTGGTTTAAAAGAAGAAGTTAAAAAAGTAAGAGAAATGATTGAAATTCCTCTTAAAAGACCAGAACTCTTTGAAAAATTAGGTATTGCCCCTCCAAAAGGAGTTTTAATGCATGGACCCCCTGGAACTGGTAAAACATTACTAGCAAAAGCAGTAGCTAGTGAAAGTGATGCCCATTTCATTGCAATAAACGGACCGGAAATTATGAGTAAATATGTTGGTGGATCTGAAGAAAACTTAAGAGAATACTTTGAAGAAGCTGAAGAAAACGCCCCATCAATCATATTCATAGATGAATTAGATGCAATAGCTCCAAAAAGAGAAGAAACCAATGGTGAAGTTGAAAGAAGAACTGTAGCACAACTTTTAACTTTAATGGATGGTCTTAAATCAAGAGGCCAAGTTGTAGTTATTGGTGCAACAAATAGACCAGACTCTTTAGACCCAGCCCTCAGAAGACCTGGAAGATTTGACCGTGAAATTGAAATTGGAGTTCCTGATGCTGAAGAAAGACAAGAAGTCCTTGAAATTCACACAAGGAACATGCCCCTAGCAGAAGATGTTAACTTAGAAAAAATAGCTAGTAACACACATGGATTTGTAGGTGCAGATCTTGAATCATTATGTAAAGAAGCAGCAATGAGAGTAGTAAGAAGAATACTTCCTGAAATACAAAATGATGAAGAAATTCCAGAAGAAGTTCTCAAAAAAATAGTAGTTACTGGAAATGACTTTAAATCTGCTCAAAAAGAAATTCAGCCTTCTGCATTAAGAGAAGTTTTAGTTCAAATTCCAAATATCAAATGGGATGATGTAGGTGGTCTTAATGAAGTAAAACAAGGACTAAAAGAAGCGGTTGAATGGCCATTAAAACATCCTGAAACATTTAAACGTTTAGGTGTAAGACCTCCAAAAGGAACTTTACTTTACGGAATTCCTGGAACTGGTAAAACATTGCTAGCAAAAGCAGTAGCTAGTGAAAGTGAAGCTAACTTCATTTCAGTAAAAGGTCCTGAGCTCTTATCAAAATGGGTTGGAGAATCTGAAAAAGGAGTTCGTGAAATATTTAGAAAAGCTAAACAAGCATCTCCTACTGTAATCTTTTTTGATGAAATAGATGCAATAGCTGGAGCTCGTAGTGGTAATGATACTGATAGCGGTGTAACAAAAAGAGTCGTTAATCAACTATTAACTGAAATGGATGGTTTAGAAGAACTTCAAGACGTATCCATTATTGCAGCTACTAACAGACCAGACATGTTAGATGCGGGTTTAATGAGACCTGGAAGATTTGACAGACACATTAAAGTTGATGTTCCAGATGAAGAAGCTAGAATTGCAATATTTGAAGTTCACACAAAAGGTATGCCTCTAGCTGAAGATGTTAACCTTAAAAAATTAGCTAAAAATACTGAAGGATATGTTGGAGCTGACATTGAAGCAGTGTGTCGTGAAGCTGCAATGTTTACACTAAGAGATGATATCGAAGCCAATGAAATCCCAAATAAATATTTTAAAGAAGCTATTGAAAAAGTTAAACCTGGAAATCAATCTGGCGAAGAACAACTTGTTCAATATATGTAA
- a CDS encoding prephenate dehydrogenase, producing MIYMKIGIIGGSDGLGKTLNYYFKDEFDVYITGRDHNKGQKVANDIGVNYIESNKELAKISDILIISVPIHHTSNVIREVAPFMKKNSLLMDVTSVKEEPSKVMAEVLRDDVDYIPSHPIFGPRTSDLANQVIVLTPHKKGKWYDKVYNYLNNKNMRIIETTAQKHDYMMSIVQVLTHFSFISTASTIEKLKVDLSETEDYESPIYNLMIDMIARIVAQNPYLTYYIQSMNKNGHHIRNTFSEAVTELRDVINNGDDEKFIEIAINATKHMDDITNALGRSDKAINSLNQEYSLLTKSIGHEIALRHIYSGKVHVGILESVDNKTTTLKKGNEIKRLRLANIEVLSAEELKLWKIENYNRKTESISCVFKNNINEKIILKTIANIEDIIDVKLTEKYSGPQIAEDSISLTFKIESISKYAILNVKELLRGFGGIIR from the coding sequence ATGATTTATATGAAAATTGGGATTATTGGAGGTAGTGATGGTTTAGGAAAAACTCTCAATTACTACTTTAAAGATGAATTTGATGTGTATATAACTGGAAGAGATCATAATAAAGGTCAAAAAGTAGCTAATGATATTGGTGTAAATTATATTGAATCTAATAAAGAATTAGCTAAAATAAGTGACATACTAATTATATCAGTACCTATTCATCATACTTCTAATGTTATACGCGAAGTAGCCCCCTTTATGAAAAAAAATTCATTGCTTATGGATGTGACTTCTGTAAAAGAAGAACCTTCAAAAGTAATGGCTGAAGTATTAAGAGATGATGTTGACTATATTCCAAGCCACCCCATTTTTGGTCCAAGAACTAGTGATTTAGCTAATCAAGTGATTGTTTTAACCCCCCATAAGAAAGGAAAATGGTATGATAAAGTTTATAATTATTTAAATAATAAAAATATGAGAATAATTGAAACTACAGCTCAAAAACATGATTATATGATGAGTATTGTACAAGTTTTAACTCATTTTTCATTTATTTCTACTGCTTCAACAATTGAAAAGTTAAAAGTAGACTTATCTGAAACTGAAGACTATGAAAGTCCAATTTATAATCTTATGATTGATATGATTGCACGTATTGTAGCTCAAAACCCATATTTAACTTATTATATTCAATCAATGAACAAAAATGGACATCATATCAGAAACACATTTAGTGAAGCCGTTACTGAGCTTAGAGATGTAATTAACAATGGTGATGATGAAAAATTCATTGAAATTGCAATTAATGCAACTAAACACATGGACGATATAACAAATGCATTGGGCAGAAGTGACAAAGCTATTAATTCACTTAATCAAGAATATTCCCTGCTAACAAAATCAATTGGTCATGAAATAGCTTTAAGACATATTTACTCTGGAAAAGTTCATGTGGGAATACTTGAAAGTGTTGACAATAAAACAACTACATTAAAAAAAGGCAATGAAATTAAAAGATTAAGATTAGCTAATATTGAAGTGTTATCTGCTGAAGAACTTAAATTATGGAAAATTGAAAATTATAATAGAAAAACAGAATCAATAAGCTGTGTATTTAAAAACAATATTAATGAAAAAATTATTTTAAAAACAATTGCAAATATTGAAGACATTATTGATGTAAAACTTACAGAAAAATATAGTGGGCCACAAATTGCAGAGGATTCTATAAGTTTAACTTTTAAAATTGAAAGTATTTCAAAATATGCTATTTTAAATGTTAAAGAATTACTTAGGGGATTTGGTGGAATCATAAGATAA
- a CDS encoding mRNA surveillance protein pelota produces the protein MKIIKQDTKDGIIEVIPETLDDLWHLSHIVEVGDNASSMTTRRVQDTTGDKLRSDRGVKKTFYLGLDVENISFHLFTGKLRLTGVISRGPEDLIPLGSHHTLEVKLNVPLSIKKEKWPKWAIKRLNQAIKASKKLSVIIVAIEDDIATLGLIRQFGLEYYGPIKGNISGKRLIDKNRQKNIIQFYEKVIESIIKFDGIQNIIVAGPGFVKNDFYDYIKNKHKNLAKKVIIENTGSGGRVGIHEVIKKGTVEKLTSEHRVASEILAVNQLLEEIGKNSSKIAYGLKETKNAISMGAVERLLILDNVVASHNMGDAMDMVENMKGEVIVISSEHDGGKQLESLGGMAAILRYPIN, from the coding sequence ATGAAAATTATAAAGCAAGATACAAAAGATGGAATAATTGAAGTAATTCCAGAAACATTAGATGATTTATGGCATTTATCTCATATTGTTGAGGTGGGGGATAATGCTTCTTCTATGACAACTCGCCGTGTTCAAGATACTACTGGTGATAAGTTACGTAGTGATAGGGGAGTTAAAAAAACATTTTATTTAGGTTTAGATGTTGAAAATATAAGTTTTCATCTTTTTACAGGAAAATTAAGATTAACTGGAGTTATTAGTAGAGGTCCTGAAGATTTAATTCCATTAGGTTCTCATCACACATTAGAAGTAAAATTGAATGTTCCATTATCAATTAAAAAAGAAAAATGGCCTAAATGGGCAATTAAAAGATTAAATCAAGCTATTAAAGCTTCCAAAAAGTTATCTGTTATTATTGTTGCAATTGAAGATGACATTGCTACATTAGGCTTAATTCGACAATTTGGTCTTGAATATTATGGTCCTATTAAAGGAAATATTTCAGGAAAACGTTTAATTGATAAAAACAGACAAAAAAATATTATCCAATTTTATGAAAAAGTAATTGAATCTATTATTAAATTTGATGGAATTCAAAACATCATCGTTGCAGGACCAGGCTTTGTTAAAAATGATTTTTATGACTATATTAAAAATAAACATAAGAATTTAGCAAAAAAGGTTATTATTGAAAATACTGGATCTGGTGGAAGAGTAGGAATTCATGAAGTTATAAAAAAAGGAACTGTTGAAAAATTAACCTCAGAACATAGGGTTGCTAGTGAAATATTAGCAGTAAATCAGCTTTTAGAAGAAATAGGAAAAAACTCTTCAAAAATAGCTTATGGTTTAAAAGAAACAAAAAATGCAATTAGTATGGGTGCTGTTGAGAGACTATTAATATTAGATAATGTCGTTGCAAGTCATAATATGGGTGATGCAATGGACATGGTTGAAAATATGAAAGGGGAAGTTATTGTAATCAGTAGTGAACATGATGGGGGTAAGCAGTTAGAAAGTTTAGGTGGTATGGCAGCTATTTTAAGGTATCCTATAAATTAA
- a CDS encoding glycosyltransferase — protein sequence MKCLFIITGRGIGGDSMISLNTIKALEKKGVKCEVALDSAAHDTMFDDKGYNWHRISVPQAGGHAATKISTIKAAFRLIKASFKARSLIKKLDVDFVVGVLGGGAIVGSVGAKLARKPAYSLISTPLDSFVCPKLNKCYILPELNIFKWDKIPKNTDKSFYPLAEDVGSGDAKIALEKLKEYPIFDENKKTIVFSSGSSIFKGVLNGLKIFSDYTDEYNLVLVGRPLKEEYLDLVDENKVIFAGYINWINHLFTYADLSVLTDDGVILAEALTCKTPIVALTRVKWGRYHNMADVFKGAIIESEVEDVVENVNKAFDTMDSLQERALYYADICSNASDDLADKMLKGLK from the coding sequence ATGAAGTGTTTATTTATTATTACAGGTAGGGGAATCGGAGGAGACTCTATGATTTCTCTTAATACTATAAAAGCATTAGAAAAAAAAGGAGTAAAATGTGAGGTAGCTTTAGATTCTGCTGCTCATGATACTATGTTTGATGATAAAGGATATAACTGGCATAGAATTTCAGTTCCACAAGCAGGAGGTCATGCTGCTACAAAAATATCAACTATTAAAGCGGCATTTAGATTGATCAAAGCTAGTTTTAAAGCTAGAAGTCTTATTAAAAAGCTTGATGTTGATTTTGTCGTTGGTGTTTTGGGAGGAGGAGCAATTGTTGGATCTGTAGGTGCTAAATTAGCTAGAAAACCAGCATATTCTCTAATTTCAACACCTCTTGATTCTTTTGTTTGTCCAAAATTAAATAAATGTTATATTTTACCAGAACTCAATATCTTTAAATGGGACAAAATTCCAAAAAATACAGATAAATCATTTTACCCATTAGCTGAGGATGTTGGTAGTGGGGATGCTAAAATAGCATTAGAAAAGCTAAAAGAATATCCTATTTTTGATGAAAATAAGAAGACTATTGTCTTCTCATCAGGCTCATCTATTTTTAAAGGAGTATTAAATGGTCTTAAAATATTTTCTGATTATACAGATGAATATAATCTTGTTTTAGTTGGACGTCCATTAAAAGAAGAATATTTGGATTTAGTTGATGAAAATAAAGTTATTTTTGCAGGATATATAAATTGGATTAATCATTTATTTACATATGCTGATTTATCTGTTTTAACAGATGATGGTGTGATATTAGCTGAAGCATTAACTTGCAAAACTCCTATTGTAGCTTTAACAAGAGTAAAGTGGGGTAGATATCATAATATGGCAGATGTATTTAAGGGAGCTATAATAGAATCTGAAGTTGAAGATGTTGTTGAAAATGTTAATAAAGCTTTTGATACTATGGATAGTCTTCAAGAACGTGCTCTTTATTATGCAGATATTTGTTCGAATGCCAGTGATGATTTAGCAGATAAAATGTTAAAGGGTTTAAAATAG
- a CDS encoding FAD-dependent oxidoreductase, whose translation MKNIVIGSGPAGRLASLQLGKLGEDVKLIEKNHIAGTCLNEGCMVICALTDVTKFIETNNRFNSYGFIKSQLDISYDKIVEKIIETQKILRKINQEENENVGNDIIYGEAKLEGNEVKVNGESLEYEKLLIATGARPFIPNIKGSKYVLTNKDILKLDKIPEKLNIYGGGILAAEVANIYSSLGSEVNIITRSKFLKEIENETKEYILKHIMPDITLYENTTIIEAFKNKVLIDSDKEIEGIPFFATGRRPNSEIVDGFVELNPNKSIKVNEMMQTSVENVYAAGDVTGNYQLTPVARMEGIVAARNMADYPNKISYNCIPQSISLNMDVSFVENEKNNCSDNEKASIAIPGIAGSGAFWKILTGDTGHTKIEFDKKKNKINKINSISPSSASDIAYISYLMRKDYDLDDYSDFLEVHPSTDANYKIIKNMWL comes from the coding sequence ATGAAAAATATTGTAATTGGATCAGGCCCGGCTGGAAGATTAGCTTCCCTACAGCTAGGAAAACTTGGTGAAGATGTTAAATTAATTGAAAAAAATCATATTGCAGGTACCTGCTTAAATGAAGGTTGTATGGTTATTTGTGCTTTAACTGACGTGACCAAATTTATAGAAACAAACAATAGGTTTAACTCTTATGGATTTATTAAAAGCCAACTTGATATTAGTTATGATAAAATAGTAGAAAAAATAATTGAAACACAAAAAATACTTAGAAAAATAAATCAAGAAGAAAACGAAAATGTTGGAAACGATATTATCTATGGCGAAGCAAAACTTGAAGGCAATGAAGTTAAAGTTAATGGCGAAAGCCTTGAATATGAAAAATTATTAATAGCTACTGGAGCACGCCCATTTATCCCAAATATTAAAGGAAGTAAGTACGTATTAACTAATAAAGACATTTTAAAACTTGATAAGATTCCTGAAAAGCTAAATATATATGGTGGTGGAATATTAGCTGCTGAAGTTGCTAATATATATTCCTCATTAGGTAGTGAAGTTAATATAATCACTAGAAGTAAATTTTTAAAAGAAATAGAAAATGAAACTAAAGAATATATTCTAAAACATATAATGCCAGATATAACCCTCTATGAAAACACTACTATCATCGAAGCTTTTAAAAATAAAGTTTTAATCGATAGCGATAAAGAAATAGAAGGCATTCCATTTTTTGCAACTGGAAGAAGACCAAACAGTGAAATAGTTGATGGTTTTGTTGAATTGAATCCAAACAAAAGCATCAAAGTTAATGAAATGATGCAGACTAGTGTAGAAAATGTATATGCTGCAGGAGATGTTACAGGTAATTATCAATTAACACCAGTAGCGAGAATGGAAGGTATTGTGGCTGCAAGAAATATGGCTGACTATCCAAATAAAATAAGCTATAATTGCATTCCTCAATCAATAAGTTTAAACATGGATGTAAGTTTTGTGGAAAATGAAAAAAATAATTGTAGTGACAATGAAAAAGCAAGTATTGCAATACCTGGAATTGCAGGAAGTGGTGCTTTTTGGAAAATATTAACTGGTGATACCGGCCATACAAAAATTGAGTTTGATAAAAAGAAAAATAAAATAAATAAAATAAATTCAATATCTCCATCATCTGCTAGTGATATTGCATACATATCCTATTTAATGAGAAAAGATTATGATTTAGATGATTATTCTGACTTTTTAGAAGTGCACCCCTCAACCGATGCAAACTATAAAATTATAAAAAATATGTGGTTATAA
- a CDS encoding HypC/HybG/HupF family hydrogenase formation chaperone, protein MCIAAPAQIVEINKEENKLFADFGGARQEAKMDLLHDVEIGDYVLIHAGYAIEKLTEEAAKESLEAWEELLEVLEEEDKEREAMMNDLN, encoded by the coding sequence ATGTGTATTGCAGCACCAGCTCAAATTGTTGAGATTAATAAAGAGGAAAATAAATTGTTCGCTGATTTTGGAGGGGCTAGACAAGAGGCGAAAATGGATCTTTTACATGATGTAGAAATTGGAGATTATGTTCTTATCCATGCAGGTTATGCAATTGAAAAATTAACAGAAGAAGCTGCTAAAGAATCTTTAGAAGCTTGGGAAGAACTTTTAGAGGTTCTTGAAGAAGAAGACAAAGAAAGAGAAGCAATGATGAACGATTTAAATTAA